A part of Anser cygnoides isolate HZ-2024a breed goose chromosome 15, Taihu_goose_T2T_genome, whole genome shotgun sequence genomic DNA contains:
- the LYRM1 gene encoding LYR motif-containing protein 1 isoform X2 codes for MTPVTRQEVLGLYRKIFRIAKKWQSASGQVEETLKEKDYIKKEAKTLFRKNKDVTDPKLIKQCIEECEARIEIGLHYNIPYPRPIHLPPMGLAHKRGRTFRQQEKLRKISKPIYLKSHDEIS; via the exons aTGACACCAGTTACTCGACAAGAAGTTCTTGGCCTTTACCGCAAGATATTCCGGATAGCCAAAAAATGGCAATCAGCATCAGGACAGGTAGAAGAAACTCTTAAAGAGAAAGATTACATTAAGAAAGAAGCCAAAACATTGTTCCGAAAAAACAAAGAT GTAACAGATCCAAAGTTGATTAAGCAGTGCATAGAAGAATGTGAGGCAAGAATAGAAATTGGACTTCATTATAACATCCCCTACCCAAGACCT attcATCTGCCTCCTATGGGTCTTGCCCATAAACGAGGCCGTACATTTCGACAGCAGGAAAAGCTGAGGAAGATTTCTAAGCCAATATACCTGAAATCCCATGATGAAATTTCATAA
- the LYRM1 gene encoding LYR motif-containing protein 1 isoform X1, producing MNRMAEFSSQLLNSMTPVTRQEVLGLYRKIFRIAKKWQSASGQVEETLKEKDYIKKEAKTLFRKNKDVTDPKLIKQCIEECEARIEIGLHYNIPYPRPIHLPPMGLAHKRGRTFRQQEKLRKISKPIYLKSHDEIS from the exons ATGAATAGAATGGCGGAGTTCTCATCCCAGCTGTTGAACAGC aTGACACCAGTTACTCGACAAGAAGTTCTTGGCCTTTACCGCAAGATATTCCGGATAGCCAAAAAATGGCAATCAGCATCAGGACAGGTAGAAGAAACTCTTAAAGAGAAAGATTACATTAAGAAAGAAGCCAAAACATTGTTCCGAAAAAACAAAGAT GTAACAGATCCAAAGTTGATTAAGCAGTGCATAGAAGAATGTGAGGCAAGAATAGAAATTGGACTTCATTATAACATCCCCTACCCAAGACCT attcATCTGCCTCCTATGGGTCTTGCCCATAAACGAGGCCGTACATTTCGACAGCAGGAAAAGCTGAGGAAGATTTCTAAGCCAATATACCTGAAATCCCATGATGAAATTTCATAA